The genomic DNA GAACTTGAGTGGAACTGTTCTCAGGTCATGCTTTGTTTCCAGGAGGGACTAAAAGCGTGGGCACGCCAGATTCAGAGTGGAGTTTGTCTGATCGACGGAAGACAGCTGCCAGAGGACGCAGAGCTGACAGCCGGACAGGTTGTATAAGTGCAAACCAACACTGggcagggatgacgtatttttggaggcaaacccggaagtttGCATCTCCCTTTTCATGATTTTTGAAAacgtaaatggaatcgccagaggctataaaggaactacaccacggtcgcattacttcagcgtcaccaccactaagcttcacctttaagagactatagatagatatagatatatagacagatagatatagagacattatttcaggcatctaaccaaaacccattaaaaaaaaccctgagcTGAGGCGCATTCATGTTCAGAACATCCCCATAGTCCAGGAGaggcaaaaaaataataataataatggtacCACAAGGCATTAAAGGAGAAACAGGGTTGGTTCTAAAGCCTAGAAGAACTACACGTGACTACAATAATGAATCTGGACTGGCTCTCTGGTTTGTGTGAGAGGCAGTATAATTCTAACCCACCGTGTCTGATTATTGCAGAGGAGGAACGTGAGACAGACGTACACAGCCCAGCTGCTCACCGCACCGGTAAGAGACAGAACGCTGCTTTTAAGGTTTGGTGGAAAACAAGCGATCATGGCCGCTGTTCGTGAAAAGATGATTTCCCGTGTGTTAGGATGACCGGAGGTCGACAGACGTGGTCCAGCAGTGCGGAGGCAGCGTGTCGGTCAGAGAGGCGGTCCACAGCAGAGCCTACCTGCACAGCAACAAGCCAAAGGCCAAACTGGCCGAGAAGGTAACGCCTTGCTTACAGTAGGCGACGTCAaatggaaccccccccccccccccccaaaaaagaacaATCCCCGTTTCATTTTGTCACCAAATCTTCACAGCTGCTGAAGAGGGATGTGGTTTCTACGGTGGCCACGAGGGTTcagatgctgctggaggagctgctgatatcagaggaggagagcaaggGCGGCGGCGGCGCCGCCAAACGACAGACAGGTGAGGGAGGTAGGATTCGGACGGTGACAATAAGATCTGCATTGAAAGCTGAAGCCAAACGTTGACTTTACTTTCCAAAGtctcaggactactcttcaggtttttggaggttgttcagttcagagttcagagctgaaatgagcataagaTGGGACCTTTTAATAATTTCAGTACACTCAGTTTTGCTGCTAAGGTCTTAgctggtctggtatgaccagcaGCTTATGCTAATGTTACAATACTTATATTGCTGTTTAAGTGACCCGTGCTACTGTTGCACCATGTTTTCTATGATTTTTAGCACAAAAATCCAGCCACTGTAGAGATATCAATGTCTAAAGTCTAGAAAACTACCTTGTGTGTAGGTTTCAAGGAGAATAAAACCAGTAGGTGGGTGACTTCAACATATTGACACTTACAGGGAAATTTACATTGGACATTTGACCGAACGAAAAATCCTTGCTGAGAACGTAAAACGCGTGTAAAGGTCCCCTTAACGTGCGACATTAAGGGGATATTGAGCTGGGGAACATGGGACCTTTGGAACATAGAGCCATGAACCATAGATCCGCCCCTGGCGAGTGAACGAACATAATTTAACAAGTTGTAAATCATACAGCTTCTTATCccaactttattgtcattaacTTGCGTAATTATTTTGAGCTGCATTTATATAACCAAGGGTGCAAATgcaaagctaatgttagctaatattagcGATATCGCAGGTGACAGTTCAATTGGTTTTGAGCGAGGACGGGATAAATACGCAACTGGGAAATAAACCCCAAACAaactgtatctgtctctctcttttttaaattttttttttagagcaatTCTGTCTCCCTCGCCGCATCTTCTGTCCAGTAAAAGCCAGCgggccggtgtgtgtgtgcgactaCCAGTTCAGCGACGAGGGCCCATCCGAGGTGACCGACAGGCTGAGGGAGATGCTGGACATCGACGCGGCCGAGGAAGACTTGGACGCCGGGCAGGAAACGGCCGCTGAAATCGCAGAGGGAGACGCAGAGGCAGGTACTGAAATCAACCCTAGATGAGAAAGGCAGGTCTGAGAGACTGAGACATGATGTTATTGTAGCGGCCTATTGGATGACACTGTGTGTCGTGCATTTCCAGAGCCCACTGTGGAAACTGTCGAAGCAACGAAGCCCAAGAGGAACAGCTACATTGGTAAGACACTTTTCCACTGTAACCCTCTAAACGGCCACTGGAATCGGTTCTCACAGACCGTTACGGCGAACACGTTTGCGTAATGTGTTCCCCAGCATGCACTGTGCAGGGAACTGCTTTCTTTGCGTAGAGAATGGAGGGCGGCGGAATTGCATGTTAGACCGTGTCTGGTGTGGTTCATCGGACCGGTATGTTTAGCGAGCAATTCGTTTTTCCAATGAACAGCTTGGTATCACAACAACAAACGGTGTGATGTGCCTGTGTGTCCTcattctcctctgtgttttgtagGTGTTGCCatggccgccgccgccgccctCCTTGCCACTGCCGCCTCGATGCTGTATCTCAATGACGtttgacatacacacacacacacgtgcgcgcACCtaataaagtgtttgtttgtaacatttctacatagtgtgtgtgtgtttttggtttaatCAGAAGTGGATTTGAAGGGGGACCAAGCATCGATCCTTGCGGTACCCCAGTGGGAGGGTGCCTTACTTGGACTCTTCCCCTTGCATTGCCACTTTGAATGGTCGTCCTGCGAGGTAGGACTCAAACCAGATTAGGGACTTGTACCCGAGATGCCTATAGTTCGTAGAGGATGGATGGGAGGGTTTGGTGGTTCACCGCAATTTGAGAACTGATGGCTGGGTATTGGTTTTTGCCAACCTCAGGTGGCGGTAGATTGGCCCTGCAGTGCAGCTGGAGTGGCTGGAGTTCCTGGACTTGTCCTGGTTTCACGGGGGGGCTACTATGTCAATATGAGACTGGTCTAATGTCTCAGGATGTTGGTGCTTGACAGTTTATTCAAGCGGAGTGGCTTTTCGTAAAGGTCTGGTGGGGAATTAAGGAGTAAGGAGTAATCTTGTTTTTACCGACTTCCAGAGGTTTAATTTCTCAGCTTGCTGCAGCGACGTACCGGTGTACTCCGGGACCCTGTggcatcactgttgggtgtgaaACAGGCTTGAAACTTTCTACCAGAAgggggcagcaaaacactgcttttcagcctgttGTGAAGCTAATCTTCAAGCCCTTAAACTGGAGAAATCAGTGAAACCCAACTTAACCCAATACAGCGGTCGAAATAAACTCATCTCAAAAtgaacctaaccctaacccaaaaaaaatttaaatgaacataTGCTGTTCACCCACGTTCTTTAATTCTACATGGACTTGCACAACACAAATGGTCTTTTGGCCAACTTCCAGTTGGATAATTAAGCGATATACACGTGAAAACAAGAGGAATacaaatatatgaatacattCTCAGATTTCCTGCGATCTAACAAACCGATTGGACTACTTGAGCTACCCAAAAATGTTCACACATGttaaaatatacatacaataaaaagacatttcaaaggGAATAGAACGCATGTGAGGtcataacattttaaaggtataagaaaaatatacaatcaGGGGTTCGAATAtgagattgattgattggtaaGAATCGGTCTACAATAGATCGgttttgtaatgtaatgcatgtattaaaaaaagtaaatgagCAGCAAGTTAATGCAGTCGCACCATACCCAACCAGTTACTCTGTAACTAATCAACATTAACCCAGTGGTTTTaagtgtgcagtgttttttctACAGTCAGTAATACGTTAAACCGTCTTTGTGCAAATGACCTATCATGGTTTcacatttcatatatttatacaaataaactgcaatcaaataaatacataaatagtGACATAATTTAGTAATATATATTAGTGTAATACTTTTCATGTTTGATAGATGGCAAAGAAATGACAATATACGATATCAACGATATCTCTGTTTCTATCTCTATCTCGTTTATTTTTGCCAAATTCTAATAAAGTGATTTTGATGATAACACGATGATGTTACAGAGCATTGGCAGCTCTggaaaaaatgtagaaaaatacaACTATAACTAGCGGTGAGCGTAAAATCATATAAATATGACTCGCACAGGTTCGAGGTTGAGGTTTGGATGCTTGTGTCTCTCAATGGCCGCATTGAAATAGCTGCATTCAGCGCTCTGGGTGAGACTGCCCAGAAAGTCTAAACATCTGGTGAACTATGAACGGGGTCACACTCAACAATAAATGTCCTCAAATCCACAATTAGGGTGTTTGAAGGAAAAAGCTGAGTGTTACAAGCCGATCATAGGCAGTTAGATTCTCACTAATATCTTAATGTAAGATTACAAGGACCATTGGCTGGTAGAACTCATAAGGCAGCTTTTATACACggtttaaaggggacctattatgattcatttccagctctatattttcattgtgtgactccactagagcagctttgcactgttcaaaaaaagtcctgatttaccttctactggcccttcatgcagcccctcagttcaccctctgtctgaaacaagcagtctaagctcctgtctctttaaacccccccccctctccctacAAGCCCACTTTCTTCCGATTGGacggccaagttccggaagtctttgtTAGAATTTCCAAAGCCAAACTGTAAAtctaacgttactaagcaacgctgacataaacataaacatctggtctgtccctggagcagatgaccatataaggacatccgtgcctatctgacatcagataaaactgaaacggagcgttcagagcagcgTCCTGAGCTTtcggctcacagggattacttttacatacctttacctcattatttggcaactttggcaacgtttagtatgaatatccgacattgtaacattatacatatgacagaaaataaggaaaaagcATAATAGGTTCTCTTTAAACGTTTGAACTAATGGCCTTCACGATGAAAAGCATCAGCAAATGATTTGTGAACCACTATttaagccattagttacaacttgtCCTTTATAAAGgcagcctttttttaaaaaacaaattggtGCACGTAACTTTGCAAAAGGTATTCTGGGATTTTCTATGACCTGATCTATTGTTTGTCAGTGTCAAGTCTGagtctggggttttttttggtttgtagAGGTGAGGACAGCTGAAAGCTACCATTTAACCTGTTGGTCACTTGAGAGCCCCCTTGCCAGCTCGGGGCAAATCCACCCTCGCATAAACAAACACGTCACGGGGCATTTAAACACGTGAGAACATAGTCACGTGACATACCATTTTGACCAGAAAAAATTCAACTAGTTAAGCCAGCGTAACCATTCCTACCTAAACAAAGCACAAGGAAAACACCAAGCAACTGACTGAGCGTGCATCACATTCATAATATACTCATATTAATTTTGGGCATGTCATTTTCAAGGCCTAAGGATGAAGAGGTTAAtacaacaaatgtgaaaaagcaGTGAAATCTACTATGTTCCTGTACATCGACTCATTTGCAAGAATTCCCTGACATTCCCGAACTTTCCCTGTTTGGATACACCATAACATGTGTAGACACAATATTaataaatggacttcacttacaCAATGCTCTTCAACCATAAGGgttcccagacacacacattcacacacagatggcgaccgagctgccatgcaaggtgctggcctccatcaggagcatcctagggttcagtgtcttgctcaaggacacttcgacatgaagGGGGGGggccggggatcgaacccccacTATGCTGAACAGCCTCTTCTTGAGCACAATTACACTGTTCAATCAGCCGTTCAGCCTCCCACGTACTCTTACATCTACCTCTCAACACTTTCCCATTCTATTCCTCTCTATGCAGACGATCTTGGACTATACATTGAACATCCATTATGTTCGCTCAAGGCTTTGTCCCGCTTTTTTAGCCTCCGTTCTGAAAAACCTCTTATGTTAACTGAGCAGGTGTTCATTATTTATGTAAGGTAATGAAAGAAACTAGAACGAGGAGAACTAAACAGAAATGAAGTAACAAATCAACCACATTAATACAACCTTACTAACAACATTACTCTGGACCATAGCTACAGTATTTGTTTAGTATTGCAGTTTTTCTAACttcattcattatattatatatttattctacACTACACCTCCACAGCTGTACAAAGTCCCTATGTCCACTCCACTTTGCATACCATATCGCCGTTCCTGCATACTAACTTGCTCcaaaagaatttttttttttttaaatttagccCTGCAAGTATAAAAAACTGAACGAGGTGACTCTAAAAGTAAGGGAGATTTGTACGTTATAACTTTTCCAATGCTTCACCAGTTCTACAtgactacatactgtacagtgtacTTGACGAGTTAAGGGATGAGATGGTGCAGTGGTGACCTGAAGGTTAAAAGGAGCAGGCTTGTGACACTGACGTCCTTGGTCCGTTCCCCAGCATTGCTCTCAATGAAAACATTCCTGGTTAATTGAAGgttaaaaaaatacagcagcCAGGTTTGAAGAATAATGTCAcgaagagagaaaatgaaaaaacctccctctctctttgctaCTTACTTACATATTATACATGTCGACTGCTGACGAAGTAAATCCATGCCACGTCGTCCAGCAGTAGCATGTTCACAAAGTTCAGAGCCGACTATCTGCAGTGTTGGTGACATGCCAAACCTCTTCACCCCTGCTAACTAACTCCCTGGGTTTGAACCGTTGCGCTGAGGCGGCTAGCTGCTTGTCCGGTGACCGTGGCGTTGACGGGCGCCGCTGGCTCCTGCgctgctctgattggccagaTGCTGCTTCTTGGGTTGAGCAGGTGTGAGGCTCGCCAGGGCTGTCTTCTAGTTTGGTTGATTCCACTCCGGATGAGAGGCTCGGACTGATGGTGGGGGGGACAGGGGCTAGGGGGCTTGTGGAGGTGTTGGCTGAGATCCTGCCATGGAGAGACATACGGTAAGGTACGTTTCAGAGTCTACGGAAGCCTGAGTTCCGGTGAATGTGgtctttaattaaaaacatactGAACTCTAAGAGTGAGAAAATGATGGGTGTCTAAACGGAGCCCTTCTTTTAAAACTGAATGGCCTTCAGTTTATTGAGGCATGCACAGTTCTCGATGAATACCTTTACATGGACCCTAGTATCCTGGGGCCTGTTCTTCAAATGGGGCTTTACTAATTCAGGTTAACATGTCATCATCTGGCTAAAATAATCCTGTTAATTGTCATCCAGATAATTTTCTTGACTTGTCTTGACTTGAATGGTCTGAATCTGGTTTTACATATCTAGGCGTTAAAATTTCTGCCAAGTTAAATAATCTATATAAGCTTGATCTGCTCTGGTGGTTTGACCTCCCTCTTTCCTGGTTGGGTAGAGTCAGTCTAATTAAAATACTGTCAGATTGGCTGAGGCATTTTGTTGATTCCAGGCAGGAGATCCATATActgcccccctctctgtctttgcttaGCCTTGTCTCCAATGAAACATCCTTGCTTCCAACCGAGGTCAAAAGCAGTCCAATTATGATTAACACAATCAAAACCTGGGGGGGAGATGGTCAAGTTCACTCGAAGGAAGGGTCCCTTAACACCCCTGAACCCCATTATACAAAGTCTTTCCCCCCCTGGACTGGGTACAAACATATTTCTGTGCTGGTACGATCACGGTATCAGGATTGTGAGTGATTCATTTGAGGCTGAAAGATTATTATCATTTGAACAACTCAAAGCCAAATATGGCATAACATCGAAACATTTTTTATGGCTTTCTACAGGTTAGACACTTCACTAGCAATCTCAATTTTCCTGAAACCCAGCCAATAGCCTCTGCTATTAACTAATTTCTGTAACAGATATCCCACTTTTAAGGAAAATGACAGTCCCTAGATACATTCAACATTGACAGAAGTGAAAGCGAATGGGGGAGGGACTTGGGGACTGGATTTGGGGAGGAGGCTTGGTCTGATGCAGTGGAGCCAGTAGGAAAAATGTTCATGTGCAATAGGCTAACAGAGAGTCAGTACAGAATCCGTCATAGATTGCAAATGCACACCCCAATCCCTTAATACTTCCTATCCTGGGATTTCTCCCCTCTGTGTTAAGTGCAAGAAAGAGGTTGAAGAACCTAACTCCATTTTTGGTAATAAAATTCAAAGAAATCCCGGCTTGTTGCTGTTCAATCTTTCAAGTGAAGGGCTAAGGGCTCTCTTTGACAAGTAtccggcaaaaaaaaaaaaatattgaataagCTTCTGCTATTAGCAAGGAGGTGCATTTTATAACAGCGCATTAAGCCCAGACCTCCACCTGTTAACCAGTGGTATGGAGAAATCTTTAGCTTGGTTTTGATGGGGAATGAAAGGCCTTTTGATAAGTTGCGGGCGCCTTTTCTAAACTACCTCCCAGACTGTGACTTCAAGTGTGCAAGGGTGAGGTACGGGTGAGAGGGGGGGCAGtaaaagatggaggacagaggaacCTCAATCGAGGGAGTTCGATTCTGGAAGCTGTTGAAAGACTTGGTCTTGGTTGTCGTCGGACTGCCGCCGCTGGGGGTTGGTGGTTGCCGACTTGTCTGTGGGGGAGACAGGGGTTGGGGAGGCAGCAGTAGGGGATGGCAACAGGATAGGGGAGGAGGGTGCGTTAGACGTAGATGTCAGGGTGCTGTAGGAGGGTGGGATCATTGGCAtctgcctctgcagcagctgcatgaTGGTCGCAACATCGGCTGACATACGAGACTCCAACCTGgacaaaacacacgcacacgcacacacgcacacacacacacacacacacacacacgtgttacATGTAAGTAAAATTAAGAAGGTGGTTTTCTGTCGCTCTGGGAGAAGTTCTTCAGTAATGTGTACATGTGAACCAATTTCTCCGGAATCGAACTTTTCTCCTGCCCCCTCTCTTTATTTCAAGCGATAAAACGTGTCCTTAAAACTTGCTGCGTCGCTAACAAGGAGTTAAGATCAGAGTCCAGGGGGTCTCAGAGGTCCCTGATTTGCTTGTATCGCTATATTTAGATACAACGGTGTATGAAATACAAATTGTCAAACTGTCCTTGTTGACGAAGGTGCTTAAAAGGCATTCAGATCTACAAAAAGCCACCGCAGAGGACACAAATATACATGAAAACGTTTATCACACAGAGTCAAATAGTTATATTGTCATAGTATAATTACATGGAGATCAGAAATGattcttatttcattttgacaGCACTAGTCCACTTTTTTGGACTTTTGCGGTGGTCACTGTCCCACCTCCTctcaaaaaagtgttttgcttGTTTAATACTGTGCTCGttacttggatgtttgaccttcaaTGAACGACTTTTCactgtgctgtataaatactgtgaaagcatcaaaaacaCTCAGTCcagggagaaatgaaacacagcccgtattcagacactgtgcctttaaacgagccgccgGGACCTtcgtaaggttgtgatgtcacaactatacagtcaccgccctcagccacgcccccccagcaggtcatctgaaCAATGTCCCCAAGAACAATGAGCAGGGAGCCCGGATGTTAGTCATCTGGTCAGCCAGGTGTTGGAATTTCTCACTAACACAGGTCTGAGGCGGGATGTAAAGGCAGACCAGAATAAACGAGGAAAACTCGTGCcgtgaataaaaacagtttacagttaATTGAAATGGGGCCCTAAGTGAGGACTGCACAATTTCCtcaaaggtcccatattgtagaaggtgagacgtccatgtcttgtttgattataaagcaggtctgggtgctgtataaatactgtgaaagtatcaaaacgctcagtccacacagcccgtattcagacactgtgcctttagatgagccgtcaggacttctgtaaggttgtgatgtcacagcactcagccacgccccccagcaggtcatctgctccaggcacagcaccacccaccaagtacagggacgctcatccacccgctcagtctgtctgagttattggagcgctctgctcaggaactactcttcaagtgtttggaggttgttcagtttgtctcaaatggcttgtttcagacagaggggggggggggggggactgaggggctgcatgaagggccaggagaagatacatcaggacttttttcaattgtgaatcatgcagagctgctctagtggagtcccagaataaaaacacagagctggaaatgagcatcatatgggacctttaaatctCAGAATTCAGTTTGATGTGCATTGTCACGCCTGCTAGATGCCCACAGTACACAGAACCCCTTTTGAAAAAGAATGGTATTTGTATATGTCTTGAAACATGTCTGGGTGCCATCTCGAGTCTCTTCTGTCACTGAGAATAAagattcaaattaaaagcttaCCTGCCCTGTAGTAACTCCGGCCTAAACACCACGTAATATAGATATAGCTGTCAATTGTATAGATGTAGTGAATTATGAAAAGTGCACCCACCCTTTGCAACCTGCTACTATTTCGCTGGTGCTGGTGGTGTTTGAAAGTCTGATCGAGGCCCGCTACCTACCTGGTTATCTGTCGCTGCAGTGCCTCCAGCCTGTGCTCCAGCTCCACCTTCTGCCTCCGAGAGAtgacaggtggaggaggaggaggaggagggggaggaggaggggggctggaGGGACAGTGGGAAGAGGATGGCGGGTCTGGGAGCTGCTGGgagggaggctgaggaggaggagggggaggaggcgaGGGGAGGCTGCGGGAGCAGGGCACCTCCTGGTATCTCTGCTGCTCTCGACTCTCGGAGCCCCAGAACATGAAGATGTTGGACACTCCTGAGAACGCAtctggtccacacacacacacacacacacagaaacacagtgagacacacacacacacagctattgCTGTTGCACCTGCCTCCAGTGCATCTTTACACCTGCCTGTTAAAGGGGCGCAggtcctctctctcctgccaggCTCGGGGCACCCCGGAGCGTTCGCGGCAGCAGCACGAAGCACGGAGGTCTGAGCAGGGCTGGTCGCCTCCGAATCCTCCCCTTCATCCTCACTGGAGAACACAGGGCCATATCTACAGAAGCACTAGTTCAGaggtttgttttgctgtgtgtgtgtgtgtgtgtgtgtgtgtgagggggggggggcatttggtAGGAGAGGAACAAAAGTcttacagtgtttgtttaagaTCGTCTTTGCTGTGGCCGTCACACTGCTCCCAGTCACTGGGTCTTCTTCTACATCTGTCGGCAGCTCTCGGCCTCCCCCCGCTGTCCCCTGGtgagaacacacaaacagtcactGGGAGTTTGCGACCCGGAGAAATGAACAGAAGTCCAAGTCCTGTGTTTCTGAGTCCTAAGCAAATCATTACGCACCCTTCAACAGATcgaatgcatttaaaaaaacgCGAGATTTAAATTCAAGATTCAACGATTTATGCGTCACATACTCATATTTTCAGGGTCACAGTTGTTTAGAATTTTATACTTTTAAACAAACTTCCTACAGGTattaagatatttcaaaagaagtaggctaccCCAGCTAcatcagtgtatatacaattGTAAAATAGGGGCCCCCCTAAGAAAAAGGCTGGGAGCCACTGCTTTAGAGGATGTGCTAAAAGGCTGTGCAATACTACTGATGATTAGAATTAGAAGtagaataaaagataaaagataaaataagaaaGTTGTTCAATCGTTGTTCAATCCATCACAGCTAATCTGTACCATCCTCTCTGAAAGACATTGCACCACCGTGTATCAATTAACACAATCAAAAACATGCataattttgtattttgacCTTTTGTAGGCCAAAAACGAATGAAATTAAGTCATTACCGTCATTGTCCGATTGGAAACGAGATGTCAAGGTACTGATTTCCTTTCATCTTTAAAACatctgaaagttttttttcctcattgcCTCTTGCCCTTCACTGCAGTGCTTCTCTGCAGGTGGCGCACGTCCTTACGGCCGCATGTGTTGACATGAAGTGCTACCTGTGTGAGTGGAGGAGAGTTTGGGTTTCCCCTGCGGCCCGCTGAACCCCTCGCGGTCGGAGTCTTCTCCGCTCAGAAGACCTACGGCCTCATTATTCACCTGCAGGCAGACGAGGGAGGAAATGTGCAAAGGTATATAAATGAAGTCAACATTTTAGACATGAAATGACTCACGTAAGGCAGCGGTCAACCAGGGCTTTGCAGTATTTCCATTCAGTAATGCACATATTCAACTTAGGGCTCCAGTATACTCCATCAGAGCTGCTTGGAGGACGGCCCACCTTCGAGCGTGGCCAATGGGATCAGTGGTAAACACAGACGTGGGAGTTACAATCAATTTACATGGATGCCTTTAATGATATTTAAAGAGTCCAATGTTTTACTTAACATTCCGAAAGTAAGGCTGAAGTTACGTTTGCCTTGGCATCGTAACTGAGCCCCCAGTTGAGAATATATCTGACACTCCAGACTCCATTGAAATTAAGACCCATCGAAACTCAAGATGCCTCCAGTGTGGTTTGGGCATGCCGTCATTTCGGCCCGGTCTCGATAAACGGACGCGCTGTGGCGTGGGTAACGTACGTCTCTGAGATTGAAGGTGATCTCCAAGTTGGACCAGAAATATTCACAGAACTCAGGATACATGTCCAGAACCTGCAAAACGCAAATACCGGGGCTGTTATTGGCACTGTCAATCAATACGAAATCAAAAATATCTACGGTTAGAACAAAAGTAACATGTGTATACGTGTGTATTCTAAACAAACGATGGCACAGATAAACAAAACTGATATGTTGAGACAATGCGTGATACCTCCAGTATGTCCTCTCT from Enoplosus armatus isolate fEnoArm2 chromosome 14, fEnoArm2.hap1, whole genome shotgun sequence includes the following:
- the odr4 gene encoding protein odr-4 homolog translates to MGRSYIVEDAVEGYLSKLCERQGVPVTGLLIGQSSAQRDFVVMATRTPPREESAPAAGNSPDKEWVTEHARQLSRMLPGGLSVLGVFIIADTDAKDTLTTLRQLVFAVENLISSEHLWSPADDDVTDCVALHVNPKTRKTVCRTFDTKDPKSTAKPADWRYQSGVCSSWSMVSCCLNVDIMVPLPDNRSGSDNMDKCLKEGLKAWARQIQSGVCLIDGRQLPEDAELTAGQRRNVRQTYTAQLLTAPDDRRSTDVVQQCGGSVSVREAVHSRAYLHSNKPKAKLAEKLLKRDVVSTVATRVQMLLEELLISEEESKGGGGAAKRQTEQFCLPRRIFCPVKASGPVCVCDYQFSDEGPSEVTDRLREMLDIDAAEEDLDAGQETAAEIAEGDAEAEPTVETVEATKPKRNSYIGVAMAAAAALLATAASMLYLNDV